From a region of the Pseudanabaena sp. ABRG5-3 genome:
- the panB gene encoding 3-methyl-2-oxobutanoate hydroxymethyltransferase produces MPVTIAQLQKWKQQKKPIVALTASDYAIAKLLDQAGVDMLLVGDSLAMVALGHKTTLPITLEAMIHHAQAVGRAVENALLIVDMPFLSYQVSAEEAMRSAGRIFKETDARGIKLEGGYPDMVATIRKLVQAGMPVMGHVGLTPQSVHRIGYRVQGSTPDTAEEILHQAKALVEAGIFALLLENIPAELAAKITDLIPVPTIGIGAGKECDGQILVTHDVLGLSDWQPPFAKKYTNLQETITEAVKQYCQDVRNQ; encoded by the coding sequence ATGCCAGTGACGATCGCCCAATTGCAAAAATGGAAACAGCAAAAGAAGCCCATTGTGGCTTTGACAGCCAGTGACTATGCGATCGCCAAATTGCTAGATCAAGCAGGTGTGGATATGCTTTTGGTGGGTGACTCCCTTGCAATGGTCGCCCTAGGTCATAAAACGACACTCCCCATTACCCTTGAGGCAATGATCCACCATGCCCAAGCGGTCGGACGTGCTGTGGAAAATGCGTTACTCATTGTCGATATGCCATTTCTGAGCTATCAGGTGAGTGCGGAAGAGGCGATGCGATCGGCGGGACGCATTTTTAAGGAAACCGATGCACGGGGTATCAAGCTAGAGGGGGGCTATCCCGATATGGTTGCCACAATTCGTAAGTTAGTGCAGGCGGGAATGCCCGTCATGGGTCATGTGGGGCTAACACCGCAATCGGTACATCGCATTGGTTATCGGGTTCAAGGTAGCACTCCCGACACCGCCGAAGAGATTTTGCATCAAGCCAAAGCTTTAGTAGAGGCAGGTATTTTTGCGTTGTTATTAGAAAATATTCCTGCCGAATTAGCCGCCAAAATTACGGATTTAATTCCTGTGCCTACGATTGGTATTGGTGCTGGCAAGGAATGTGATGGACAGATTTTAGTGACCCATGATGTGCTGGGCTTATCCGATTGGCAGCCCCCCTTTGCGAAGAAATATACAAATTTGCAAGAGACAATTACAGAAGCTGTCAAGCAATATTGCCAAGATGTCAGAAATCAATAA
- a CDS encoding PIN domain-containing protein: MTNFAATLINQYQTKGILIDTNILLLWLVGSTNKERITKFNRTQSFEVTDYELLVAIFQKFQKILTTPNILTEVSNLINQLGEPDRSQCFSIFARDIAQLDEIYTDSNTIAATDKFPKFGLTDCGIVNVAKDNYLVLTDDLKLASYLQKIGIDTLNFNNIRVYGWK; the protein is encoded by the coding sequence ATGACCAACTTCGCGGCAACCTTGATTAATCAATATCAGACAAAGGGCATTCTAATCGATACAAATATTCTGCTTTTGTGGTTAGTTGGCTCCACCAACAAGGAGCGTATTACCAAATTTAACCGTACACAAAGCTTTGAGGTTACAGATTACGAGTTATTAGTTGCGATATTTCAAAAATTTCAAAAAATATTAACAACCCCCAATATTTTGACAGAAGTTAGTAATCTCATTAATCAGCTAGGTGAACCTGACCGATCTCAATGCTTTTCCATATTCGCAAGGGATATTGCTCAATTAGATGAGATCTACACAGATAGTAATACCATTGCTGCGACGGATAAATTCCCGAAATTTGGATTAACTGATTGCGGCATAGTAAATGTGGCTAAAGATAATTACTTAGTGCTTACTGATGACCTAAAACTAGCAAGCTATTTACAAAAGATAGGTATTGATACACTTAACTTCAATAATATTCGTGTATATGGATGGAAATAA
- a CDS encoding Ig-like domain-containing protein, whose amino-acid sequence MQLSPRFKWFSQPLDRYAIGVAAILSVAISILLWIGDRTAPQVRDFSWQGQRVDASNTAFVLTFNRPMNRESVEQNLKFDPPLLGKISWSSRRMSYTPLAPATYGKSYTVKLDNAYDRFANESGKKIAIEPFTGSFTTPNPYFAYIGSQGEEKGRLVLYNVLQKERRVLTPPNLTVLDFRIYPDRQKILFGAIEAAGQSLLDQKLYVVTTGIDREDRLTSNSSDIKPILGSDDYQNFKFDLSPDGKNILVQRLSRQQVGRYGLWLIKENQQPRSLDNQPGGDFMFTPDSSSVAIAQGEGVAILPLEPQAPPLDFLPRFGTVLNFGRSGTQAATIKFNKDYTRSLYLVNNQGVQKELTKISGSILGAQFDPQEKNLYCLLTDVEQDTAKNIFREKPYLAAINLESAQLRRLLELPSQREIQFNIAPDGQSILLNSVTPSNSESTNSQSIPEDSAKASRSPQTPQAPTQLIVLPISASDSNNLPQPEVLPMFGKSPRWLP is encoded by the coding sequence ATGCAACTTAGCCCTCGCTTTAAATGGTTTTCGCAGCCGCTTGATCGCTATGCAATTGGGGTAGCGGCAATATTGAGTGTCGCGATCTCCATATTGCTATGGATTGGCGATCGCACTGCGCCACAGGTAAGAGACTTTAGTTGGCAAGGGCAGAGAGTTGATGCTAGCAATACAGCCTTTGTATTGACCTTTAACCGTCCCATGAATCGCGAAAGTGTCGAACAAAACCTCAAATTTGACCCACCCCTCCTCGGCAAAATCAGTTGGTCATCACGGCGAATGTCCTATACACCGCTAGCACCTGCAACCTATGGTAAGTCTTACACAGTCAAGCTCGACAATGCCTATGATCGCTTTGCTAATGAATCTGGTAAAAAAATAGCGATCGAGCCTTTTACGGGTAGCTTTACCACACCAAATCCTTACTTTGCTTATATTGGCTCACAGGGGGAAGAAAAAGGTCGCCTTGTCCTTTACAATGTTTTACAGAAAGAAAGGCGAGTTTTAACACCTCCTAACCTGACAGTTCTAGATTTTCGGATCTATCCCGATCGCCAAAAAATTCTGTTTGGAGCGATCGAAGCGGCGGGGCAAAGCTTACTTGACCAAAAACTCTATGTGGTAACGACGGGAATTGATCGCGAAGATCGTTTAACGTCCAATTCCTCTGACATCAAACCTATACTCGGTAGTGATGATTATCAAAACTTCAAATTCGATCTCTCGCCCGATGGCAAAAACATCTTGGTGCAACGGCTCAGCCGTCAGCAAGTTGGTCGTTATGGACTTTGGCTTATTAAAGAAAACCAACAACCGCGATCGCTGGACAATCAACCAGGGGGCGATTTTATGTTTACGCCCGACAGCTCATCGGTGGCGATTGCCCAAGGTGAAGGAGTTGCGATTTTGCCTCTTGAGCCGCAAGCCCCACCGTTGGACTTTCTCCCAAGATTCGGTACTGTTTTGAACTTTGGTAGGAGCGGGACGCAAGCCGCCACCATTAAATTTAATAAAGACTATACGCGATCGCTCTACTTAGTAAATAACCAAGGCGTACAAAAGGAACTCACCAAAATTAGCGGTTCTATTCTTGGTGCTCAATTTGATCCTCAAGAGAAAAATCTCTATTGCTTGCTTACTGATGTAGAGCAAGATACTGCTAAAAATATTTTTCGTGAAAAGCCCTATCTTGCCGCGATTAATTTGGAATCAGCGCAACTACGAAGACTTTTAGAGCTTCCATCCCAAAGAGAGATTCAATTTAACATTGCACCCGATGGACAGTCGATTCTTCTCAATTCTGTCACCCCAAGTAATAGTGAATCTACCAATTCTCAGTCTATTCCTGAAGATTCTGCCAAAGCTTCTAGAAGCCCACAGACTCCTCAAGCCCCAACGCAGTTAATTGTGTTGCCGATTAGTGCCTCAGATAGCAACAATTTACCACAACCTGAAGTTCTACCTATGTTCGGTAAATCTCCTCGATGGTTGCCCTGA
- a CDS encoding CO2 hydration protein, whose product MSVSTKNKPIEPALAAVKQRLEEGGALLPDSPDNLLEVVGILKSYGVILGEYYRNLTYISEHQFLEFFPFFKFFNGDFSLSKLGRHWWHDRINFEFAEYCMKAMFWHGGGGLDKYLDSEEFQQRAKAAIAAKSKSNPLMAILHLLFPDFLPEQVRLMTYYSALGYFWSFMSPMFLELSDRYDRGEINSIPDVVRHIQDGLVAAAAVPYVYKVTINGSDYDIVPKSANLSFLMDTAVPYVEAVFFRSFPFRGTVSYNAQAQQISPEISHFNYGVLYADPLPVGGAGIPPTLLMQDMRHYLPQYLLDVYRNSDRGEEDLLVQICLSFQKSMFCVTTAALRGLAPHPFETQDPKEKKANDKFLAPWLDRLSRSRLYTLQ is encoded by the coding sequence ATGAGTGTATCGACCAAAAATAAACCTATCGAACCTGCCCTTGCGGCGGTAAAGCAACGCTTAGAAGAAGGTGGTGCATTGCTTCCAGATAGCCCTGACAACTTACTAGAAGTCGTTGGCATACTCAAAAGCTATGGTGTCATATTGGGAGAATATTACCGAAATCTCACTTATATCTCTGAGCATCAATTTTTAGAATTTTTCCCATTTTTTAAGTTTTTTAATGGTGATTTTTCGTTAAGTAAGCTAGGTCGTCACTGGTGGCACGATCGCATTAATTTTGAATTTGCGGAATATTGCATGAAGGCAATGTTTTGGCATGGTGGCGGTGGTTTAGATAAATATTTGGACTCAGAGGAATTTCAACAACGCGCTAAGGCAGCGATCGCCGCAAAAAGTAAAAGCAATCCGCTGATGGCAATTTTGCATCTATTGTTTCCTGACTTTTTGCCAGAGCAAGTGCGCCTGATGACCTATTACAGTGCTTTAGGATATTTTTGGTCGTTCATGTCACCGATGTTTTTAGAACTCAGCGATCGCTATGATCGGGGTGAAATTAATAGCATTCCTGATGTCGTGAGGCATATTCAAGATGGTCTAGTTGCGGCGGCGGCAGTCCCTTATGTCTATAAAGTAACCATCAATGGCAGTGATTACGATATTGTACCGAAATCAGCAAATTTATCATTTTTAATGGATACGGCTGTCCCCTATGTGGAAGCTGTATTTTTCCGTTCTTTCCCCTTCCGTGGCACTGTTTCCTACAATGCACAGGCGCAGCAAATTTCTCCTGAAATTTCACACTTCAATTATGGCGTGCTGTATGCTGATCCTTTACCCGTTGGTGGAGCAGGCATTCCGCCCACATTGCTAATGCAGGATATGCGTCACTATTTACCCCAATATTTATTGGATGTGTATAGAAATAGCGATCGCGGTGAAGAAGATTTACTGGTGCAAATTTGTCTTTCGTTCCAAAAGTCGATGTTTTGCGTAACGACAGCAGCTTTGCGTGGTTTAGCACCCCATCCCTTTGAAACTCAAGATCCCAAAGAGAAAAAAGCTAACGATAAATTCCTTGCGCCTTGGCTAGATCGCCTATCGCGATCGCGCCTATACACCTTGCAATAG
- a CDS encoding beta-ketoacyl-ACP synthase encodes MKSWDRDAEQTTVVVTGIGMITAIANNRENTWNQLLQGNSGIKIDQQLQIPVARIDEIENSQCKAQSRAQHFLQKAVLEAIADANLELPLINCGVVIGSSRSNQRELELLLDYPDRQLMQDNWWICQPANLSASIASLLQTQASVLAPMAACATGNWAIAQACDLIRSGKCELAIAGATDAAITPLTIAGFQKIGVLAKSGVYPLSVEREGFALGEGAAVLVLESENSARQRNCQIYGKVLGWGITNDAYHATSPSPDNLMAAIAIKDCLMRSQITGDEIGYINVHGTATQMNDAREAELIQNILPNSKVSGTKGATGHTLGATGMIEAAFCLLALRDQILPPCVGMRTPAFDIRTIQKAERSPNLQYALNFSFGFGGQNAIVAFGQECKT; translated from the coding sequence ATGAAATCTTGGGATAGAGACGCTGAGCAAACAACTGTAGTTGTTACAGGTATAGGGATGATTACCGCGATCGCCAATAATCGCGAAAATACTTGGAATCAACTTTTGCAGGGCAACTCAGGAATTAAAATCGACCAACAATTACAAATTCCCGTTGCCCGAATTGATGAAATAGAGAATTCACAATGCAAGGCTCAGTCTAGAGCGCAGCATTTTTTACAAAAGGCAGTTTTAGAAGCGATCGCTGATGCCAATTTAGAACTTCCATTAATTAACTGTGGAGTAGTAATTGGTTCTAGTCGTAGTAATCAAAGGGAATTAGAACTCTTACTTGATTATCCTGATCGGCAATTGATGCAGGATAATTGGTGGATCTGCCAACCAGCCAATCTATCAGCCTCAATTGCGAGTTTATTACAAACACAAGCTTCTGTACTTGCGCCAATGGCAGCCTGTGCCACAGGAAACTGGGCGATCGCTCAAGCCTGTGACTTAATTCGCTCAGGTAAATGTGAACTGGCGATCGCAGGGGCAACGGATGCAGCAATTACGCCACTAACGATCGCTGGTTTTCAAAAAATTGGGGTGTTAGCAAAATCGGGCGTATATCCTTTAAGCGTAGAGCGCGAAGGCTTTGCCTTGGGAGAAGGAGCAGCAGTTCTAGTTTTAGAATCTGAGAACTCAGCCAGACAACGAAATTGCCAGATTTATGGCAAGGTACTAGGCTGGGGCATTACTAATGATGCCTACCATGCCACTAGTCCTAGTCCCGATAACCTGATGGCAGCGATCGCTATTAAAGACTGTTTAATGCGATCGCAAATTACTGGTGATGAGATCGGCTATATCAATGTGCATGGCACAGCTACACAAATGAATGATGCCCGTGAAGCCGAATTGATTCAAAATATTTTGCCTAATAGTAAAGTTAGTGGCACAAAAGGAGCAACAGGTCATACTTTGGGCGCTACAGGAATGATTGAGGCAGCATTTTGTTTATTAGCTCTGCGCGATCAAATCTTACCGCCTTGTGTGGGAATGCGAACTCCTGCCTTTGATATCCGCACAATTCAAAAAGCTGAGCGATCGCCTAATCTGCAATATGCCCTTAACTTCAGTTTTGGCTTTGGCGGACAAAATGCGATCGTTGCCTTCGGTCAAGAATGCAAAACCTAA
- a CDS encoding HU family DNA-binding protein has translation MADINRQDIIRGMMAEVDGLSYSMASASLEAVITCLTQALANHQSIMLSDFGKFGVRHRRARSGSHPRTHQPITIPEVTVPHFTPSPHLKKLVQKSNEPNSDISR, from the coding sequence ATGGCAGATATTAACCGTCAAGATATCATTCGGGGCATGATGGCGGAGGTTGATGGACTGAGCTATAGTATGGCTTCAGCAAGTCTTGAGGCAGTGATTACCTGTCTCACCCAAGCTCTCGCTAATCACCAATCGATTATGTTGAGTGATTTTGGCAAGTTTGGGGTACGCCATCGTCGCGCCCGTTCGGGAAGTCATCCTCGCACTCATCAGCCCATTACAATTCCCGAAGTTACCGTTCCCCATTTCACCCCCAGTCCTCATTTAAAAAAGCTGGTGCAAAAGTCCAATGAGCCTAATTCTGACATTTCTCGGTAA
- a CDS encoding DUF2862 domain-containing protein yields MQVGQRVRVRGFKDGSGKAISSKVGAIGVIKEEKIMDGSKWGYIVKFDDSTKSWFFADELESA; encoded by the coding sequence ATGCAAGTTGGACAAAGAGTTCGTGTTCGTGGTTTCAAAGATGGTAGTGGTAAGGCGATCTCCAGCAAAGTTGGTGCGATCGGTGTAATCAAAGAAGAAAAGATTATGGATGGCAGCAAATGGGGCTATATCGTCAAATTTGATGACAGCACCAAGTCTTGGTTTTTTGCAGACGAGCTAGAGTCTGCCTAA
- a CDS encoding antibiotic biosynthesis monooxygenase — MQTSGQHSDPITLVISEVVEPNRIEEYEAWTKEVNQAAQQFAGFIGVDVIRPRDHQYPEYVVIVKFDNYEHCKDWLTSSVYQNWMRKSKEFIAKRSQQHLPSGLELWFNLPKSSLPNPPQPAYYKQVIIGVITVYPLIILAKLVLNPFLQGLPDLLGLFISVIFVSALLTYPVMPYLTQVLSFWLYPSTSKRNRK, encoded by the coding sequence ATGCAGACATCGGGACAGCATTCAGATCCGATTACTTTAGTCATCTCAGAAGTTGTTGAACCAAATCGCATAGAGGAATATGAAGCTTGGACAAAAGAGGTTAATCAGGCAGCGCAACAATTTGCAGGATTCATCGGGGTTGATGTCATTCGTCCCCGCGATCATCAATATCCTGAATATGTGGTAATTGTCAAATTCGATAACTATGAACATTGCAAAGATTGGTTGACTTCGTCCGTTTATCAAAACTGGATGCGTAAGTCTAAAGAATTTATCGCTAAGCGATCGCAACAACATCTCCCCAGTGGACTAGAACTATGGTTTAACTTACCTAAAAGTTCACTGCCAAATCCACCGCAACCTGCATATTATAAGCAAGTGATTATTGGTGTGATCACCGTATATCCTCTGATAATATTAGCTAAATTAGTTCTCAATCCATTCTTACAAGGGCTTCCAGATCTATTAGGCTTATTTATCTCAGTGATCTTTGTTTCTGCATTACTAACCTATCCAGTGATGCCATACCTCACCCAAGTACTCAGCTTTTGGCTCTATCCATCCACATCTAAGCGGAATAGAAAGTGA
- a CDS encoding glycosyltransferase — protein MTTNAPDQKQIETEISTSKPTLFCISHIFPPKINPLANRVSKLLSGFQKDWNIIGLTDTENAFLNNSTKIYIVKPWTPQLIIDILNKLKLNKFLDLFIWPDKSVFWVLPALIKGYKIIKQEKPDVMLVFLMPYSASITGIILKWLTGVPLIFNLNDSITCTDMHAATPTWIHHRLELCLEYLYGRHADALVYVSQVNLEIAQKQQAQDQQAKFHLIRCGIDSSDYNLPIDSGTDESQSNAVNDSLDIIYTGGMNGWYEFLKPKEEKNYLKQLYRFWMGLGWYIRAKIDYRSSSPVFIGKAMQQAIAQNPSWQDKLHLKIYGNGFPDDIVNQVLEGQGLKGLVNVFGKTPHSQVIQIARQADLLLLTLPARPDGNYGGRISVKTYEYLMTDRPILAAIPKGENWNYLNGKAGVWIVDPMDIEAMCEVINLVFSAKLSGSPLRFDRTAIHEEMSYTKLTEDFLQILNKFKKSP, from the coding sequence ATGACAACTAATGCACCAGATCAAAAACAAATTGAGACTGAGATATCAACTTCTAAACCAACACTTTTTTGCATATCTCATATTTTCCCACCTAAAATAAATCCCCTTGCTAATAGGGTTTCTAAATTACTATCTGGCTTTCAAAAAGATTGGAATATTATTGGTTTAACCGATACAGAAAATGCATTTTTAAATAATTCAACTAAAATTTATATCGTAAAGCCTTGGACACCTCAATTAATTATTGATATTCTCAACAAACTAAAGCTCAACAAGTTTTTAGACTTATTCATTTGGCCTGATAAATCTGTGTTTTGGGTTCTTCCAGCTTTAATTAAAGGGTATAAAATTATTAAGCAGGAAAAGCCTGATGTGATGTTGGTTTTTCTGATGCCATATTCTGCAAGCATTACTGGCATCATTCTCAAATGGCTTACGGGAGTGCCGTTGATATTTAACTTAAATGATTCGATCACTTGTACTGATATGCACGCAGCTACTCCTACTTGGATACATCATCGCCTAGAGTTATGTTTAGAGTATCTCTATGGTCGTCATGCGGATGCTTTAGTATATGTTTCTCAAGTTAACTTAGAAATTGCCCAAAAGCAGCAAGCTCAAGATCAACAAGCTAAATTTCATTTAATCCGTTGTGGCATTGATTCATCTGACTACAATTTGCCAATTGATTCTGGAACTGATGAATCGCAATCTAATGCAGTCAATGATTCATTGGATATCATTTATACGGGTGGTATGAATGGATGGTATGAATTTTTAAAACCCAAGGAAGAAAAGAATTATCTTAAACAGCTTTATCGTTTTTGGATGGGATTGGGTTGGTATATTAGAGCAAAGATTGATTATCGCAGTTCTAGTCCTGTCTTTATCGGTAAGGCCATGCAGCAAGCGATCGCCCAAAATCCTAGTTGGCAGGACAAGTTACATCTAAAAATATATGGCAATGGATTTCCAGATGATATTGTCAATCAGGTTTTAGAAGGTCAAGGCTTAAAGGGCCTAGTTAATGTATTCGGCAAAACTCCCCATTCACAGGTAATTCAAATTGCTAGACAGGCTGATCTCTTACTACTGACTTTGCCCGCAAGACCTGATGGCAATTATGGAGGGAGAATTTCGGTTAAGACCTATGAGTACCTCATGACCGATCGCCCCATATTAGCGGCTATTCCTAAGGGAGAAAACTGGAATTATCTCAATGGGAAAGCAGGTGTATGGATTGTCGATCCTATGGATATAGAGGCAATGTGTGAGGTGATTAATCTAGTCTTTTCGGCGAAGCTATCTGGCTCTCCACTGAGATTTGATCGGACTGCAATCCATGAAGAAATGAGCTATACAAAGTTGACTGAAGACTTTTTGCAAATCTTAAACAAATTTAAAAAGTCCCCATAG
- a CDS encoding ArsA family ATPase — MSLILTFLGKGGVGKTTTAIAVARAFAAQNKQVLYVGQQAGDSLSIRLGVDLNSDPQSVAPYFSAVHLKSTILLERYWDKMKGLETQYLRSPFFKEVYGQELGILPGMDAALGLSFLRERDAEGKYDVIIYDGVGDLETLRMLGMPEILGWYLRRFKQVLTGSAIGQAISPFVEPILRSILQVSSTDDISQQAGEMSSVLTRGQKAVNDPCHVAAYLVTTGDPYAIATAKYLWGSAQQVGLTVGGIFARDAISEEEFAPLAIFPVPDQVTELAIPDRLKATFAPQPIEIDIVNKQVKLFLPTFNKKQVKLIQLGPEVTIEAGDQRRNIFLPNELAGKQATGAKFQDSYLIISFG; from the coding sequence ATGAGCCTAATTCTGACATTTCTCGGTAAAGGTGGTGTTGGCAAGACGACAACCGCGATCGCGGTTGCTCGTGCTTTTGCCGCCCAAAACAAACAGGTTTTATACGTCGGTCAACAAGCAGGTGATAGCCTCAGCATCAGGTTAGGTGTTGATCTCAACAGTGACCCACAATCCGTTGCACCCTATTTTTCGGCTGTTCATCTAAAATCTACAATTTTACTCGAAAGATATTGGGACAAGATGAAAGGCTTGGAAACTCAATATCTGCGTAGTCCTTTTTTTAAGGAAGTCTATGGTCAAGAGCTAGGCATTTTACCTGGAATGGATGCAGCTCTGGGCTTGAGTTTCCTGCGTGAGCGTGATGCTGAAGGTAAGTATGACGTAATTATTTACGATGGTGTTGGCGATCTGGAAACCTTGCGGATGCTGGGAATGCCAGAAATTCTCGGTTGGTATCTACGTCGCTTTAAACAGGTATTAACGGGTTCAGCGATCGGTCAAGCTATTTCTCCCTTTGTTGAGCCAATCTTAAGAAGTATTCTCCAAGTTTCCAGCACCGATGATATTTCCCAACAGGCAGGAGAAATGTCATCGGTATTAACTCGCGGTCAAAAAGCCGTGAATGATCCGTGTCATGTTGCTGCTTACCTCGTCACGACAGGAGATCCCTATGCGATCGCTACGGCAAAATATCTCTGGGGTAGCGCTCAACAGGTGGGCTTAACCGTTGGTGGCATATTTGCCCGTGATGCCATATCTGAGGAAGAATTTGCACCCCTTGCAATCTTCCCAGTTCCCGATCAAGTTACGGAGCTAGCTATCCCTGATCGCTTGAAAGCCACTTTTGCTCCCCAACCAATTGAGATTGATATTGTCAATAAGCAGGTGAAATTATTCTTACCCACATTTAACAAGAAACAAGTCAAACTCATCCAACTAGGACCCGAAGTTACGATCGAAGCAGGTGATCAGCGTCGCAATATTTTCTTGCCGAATGAACTCGCTGGCAAACAAGCCACAGGCGCAAAATTTCAGGATTCCTATTTAATTATTTCTTTCGGCTAA
- a CDS encoding HAD family hydrolase — protein sequence MSICSFDIFDTILTRSVLTPSEVFHICGVRAVQFGWLSISPKMFQIERVNARDRSCKFIEGGENTLDEIYDELADALELPQETISKLKNLELEVERELLIPVPKAYQMISEARRSHSCVLFLSDMYLPSSFLEERLRHHGFWQEGDRLYVSSELRKSKGKGDLFLKVLEECSLKPQELTHIGNSWHSDYTKPSSLGIKAEYFNDANPNRYESVLQKYANTTNGITSLWAGLSRYTRLTTLSNTSKEGILRDIAASVAAPILTAYTLWILQQAKARQLARLYFLARDGEILLQIAKELAPQLYPEIELRYLYVSRQALRMPGVVEINQAFWEWMFDDTHLLSIESLLKRMCLDRQSAQPIFDELGYSCDRWQDNLTRLERLELRAKLEQHQPLQKIILQVAAQKREVLKAYLQQEKMLDGQAFGLVDVGWRGSLQISLENAFEIFGTRMPIGFYFALDKPTGNLKHKGEVLAFFFNLTNSTGHRNHIDARYVTAMEVFCAGCEGTTLDYAVQADGTVTPVLKHKNNQPALDWGLQYFQTTVINFVCHLVERSPVDFPMTTSPKLLRDALDDLFLTFNNSPTQREAEAFMDCPFFDDPNELYHFYWAMPLRLINVLRYAIAKNEIFVTHRNAWNEASLQVSSPLVKAIFPVAIAQRKFLKRCKKLITGT from the coding sequence ATGAGTATATGTAGTTTTGATATCTTTGACACTATTCTAACAAGATCGGTATTAACACCATCTGAAGTTTTTCATATTTGTGGTGTTCGCGCTGTGCAGTTTGGTTGGCTCAGCATTTCACCGAAGATGTTTCAGATTGAGCGTGTGAATGCAAGGGATCGATCTTGCAAATTTATCGAGGGAGGAGAGAATACCCTTGATGAAATCTATGATGAACTTGCTGATGCTCTAGAACTACCCCAAGAAACCATATCTAAACTTAAGAATCTCGAACTTGAAGTTGAAAGGGAATTGCTCATTCCTGTTCCAAAAGCTTATCAAATGATTTCGGAAGCAAGGCGATCGCATTCTTGTGTTTTATTTCTATCAGATATGTATTTACCCTCTAGTTTTCTTGAGGAGAGACTGCGACACCATGGCTTTTGGCAAGAAGGCGATCGCTTATATGTATCCTCAGAATTGCGAAAATCTAAAGGTAAAGGGGATTTATTTTTAAAAGTGCTTGAAGAGTGCAGTTTGAAACCTCAAGAACTTACACATATTGGTAATAGTTGGCATTCAGATTATACAAAGCCGAGTTCCTTGGGCATTAAGGCTGAATACTTTAATGATGCTAATCCCAATCGATATGAATCAGTACTGCAAAAATACGCCAATACTACAAATGGAATTACTTCTCTTTGGGCAGGGCTGTCTCGATACACCAGACTAACGACTTTATCGAATACATCTAAAGAAGGGATACTCAGAGACATTGCGGCTTCTGTGGCTGCACCAATTTTAACAGCCTATACGCTCTGGATTTTGCAACAGGCTAAGGCTCGGCAACTTGCGCGGCTGTATTTTTTGGCAAGGGATGGGGAGATATTGCTACAAATTGCGAAGGAACTTGCGCCACAGCTCTATCCAGAAATAGAGCTACGTTATCTATATGTCAGTCGTCAAGCGCTGAGAATGCCAGGGGTAGTTGAAATTAATCAAGCATTTTGGGAATGGATGTTTGATGATACGCATCTTTTGTCCATTGAAAGTCTGCTCAAACGGATGTGCCTCGATCGCCAATCTGCCCAACCAATTTTTGATGAGTTAGGTTATTCTTGCGATCGCTGGCAAGACAATCTCACCAGATTAGAACGACTTGAACTACGGGCAAAGTTAGAACAGCATCAACCTTTGCAGAAAATCATTCTCCAAGTTGCCGCCCAAAAACGTGAAGTCTTAAAAGCCTATCTACAACAGGAAAAAATGCTCGATGGTCAAGCATTTGGACTAGTCGATGTCGGTTGGCGCGGCAGTTTACAAATTTCCCTAGAAAATGCCTTTGAGATCTTTGGTACAAGAATGCCTATAGGGTTTTATTTTGCTTTAGATAAACCAACGGGCAACCTCAAGCATAAGGGTGAGGTATTAGCATTTTTCTTTAATTTGACTAACTCGACAGGACATAGAAACCATATTGATGCTCGTTATGTAACTGCGATGGAGGTGTTTTGTGCGGGCTGTGAAGGAACTACCCTCGATTATGCTGTGCAGGCAGATGGTACGGTAACGCCTGTTTTGAAGCATAAAAATAATCAACCTGCCCTTGATTGGGGTTTGCAATACTTTCAAACAACGGTAATTAATTTTGTGTGCCATCTTGTAGAGCGATCGCCTGTGGATTTTCCGATGACCACCTCCCCGAAATTATTACGTGATGCTCTAGATGACCTATTCCTGACCTTTAATAACTCCCCAACGCAACGGGAGGCAGAGGCTTTTATGGATTGTCCATTTTTTGATGATCCTAATGAGCTTTATCACTTTTATTGGGCAATGCCTTTGCGGTTAATTAATGTTTTGCGCTATGCGATCGCGAAAAATGAGATCTTTGTCACCCACCGCAATGCTTGGAATGAGGCAAGTCTACAGGTCAGTTCCCCACTGGTCAAAGCCATATTTCCTGTAGCGATCGCTCAGCGCAAATTTCTCAAGCGATGCAAAAAATTGATTACAGGTACGTAG